A genomic segment from Desulfovibrio sp. encodes:
- a CDS encoding GntR family transcriptional regulator, translated as MLNDRKKQAYNFLRNAIISNEIAAGSPIREQELTKRLKMSRTPIREAMRELEKDGLLISYPARGTFVLVVTPSDVAEIYDLRILCELWALEQGLPRMHDNEIEIIDRLTNEAEANVDWEKFHLSDLLLHNLIIEKSYNKRLVSFIQAINGQIERIRRFNAKGKARYDLGIVEHKKILNALFNRNLPAAKKALEEHLRTSRSTAIEIAKMFELQSVPQKS; from the coding sequence ATGCTAAATGACAGAAAAAAACAGGCATATAATTTCCTTAGAAATGCAATCATCAGCAATGAGATCGCTGCGGGCTCACCCATTCGCGAGCAGGAGCTGACTAAACGCCTGAAAATGAGCCGTACTCCCATTCGTGAGGCCATGCGCGAGCTGGAAAAAGATGGACTTTTGATCAGTTATCCTGCCAGAGGCACCTTTGTTTTAGTGGTGACGCCTTCTGATGTTGCTGAAATTTATGATCTGCGAATTCTGTGCGAGTTATGGGCACTTGAGCAAGGCCTACCACGAATGCACGATAATGAGATTGAAATTATCGACAGGCTTACAAACGAAGCCGAAGCAAATGTTGACTGGGAAAAATTCCATCTTTCAGATCTACTGCTGCACAACCTCATTATTGAAAAAAGTTACAATAAAAGATTGGTGTCGTTCATACAGGCCATTAACGGCCAGATTGAACGCATCAGAAGGTTCAATGCAAAGGGTAAGGCCAGATATGACCTTGGTATTGTAGAGCACAAAAAAATCCTCAATGCCCTGTTTAACAGAAACCTACCTGCTGCCAAGAAAGCTCTGGAAGAACACTTACGTACAAGCAGATCTACCGCCATCGAAATTGCCAAAATGTTTGAGCTACAGTCTGTGCCCCAAAAGTCCTGA